GCTCCCACCACCGTCGTCAGCCGCGCTTCCAGGTCGTGCCCTTGGGACCGTCCTCGAGAACGACGCCCCTGGCCGCGAGGTCGCCGCGGATGCGGTCGGCGCCGGCGAAGTCCCTGGCCTTGCGCGCCGCCTGGCGGGCGGCGATGGCGGCCTCGATCTCGGCGTCGGACGGTCCCGACGCCGCGGCCGCGGGCGTCCAGCGGAACCACGCCTCCGGGTCCTGCCACAGCAGCCCCAGCGTCGCGGCGCCGGCCAGCAGCGCCGATTTGGCGGCGGCGCGTTCGGCGTCCGTCGTGGCGCGGTTCAGCGCGCCGAGACGCTCGTGCAGATGGCTCAGCGCCAGCGGCGTGTTGAGATCGTCCTCCAGCGCGGCGTCGATCTCGGCCGGAGCCTCGACCGGCGCGGCGTCGACGCCGGCGGCGCCGCGCAGCGCCTGGTAGAAACGGTCCAGCGTCGCCTTGGCGACGCGCAGTCCGTCCTTGGTGAAGTCCAGCGGCTGGCGGTACTGCGCCGTCAGCAGCAGCAGACGCACGGCCTCGCCGGGGAACTCCTCGAGCAGCTCCCGGATGGTGAAGAAATTGCCCAGCGACTTCGACATCTTCTCGCCGCCGGCGACGATGAAGCCGTTGTGCATCCAGTACTTCGCCATCAGCGAAGTGCCGTGGGCGCAGCGGCTCTGGGCGATCTCGTTCTCGTGGTGCGGGAAGATGAGGTCGAGCCCGCCGCCGTGGATGTCGAAGGTCTCGCCGAGATGGCGCAGGCTCATGGCCGAGCACTCGATGTGCCAGCCCGGGCGGCCGCGGCCCCACGGGCTGTCCCAGCCGGGCTGCTCCGGCGTCGACGGCTTCCACAGCGTGAAGTCCGCGGGATCGCGCTTGTGGCGCGCGACGTCGACGCGCGCGCCGGCGACCAGCTCGTCGCGGGAGTGGCGCGACAGGCGGCCGTACCCGGCCATGCTCGGCACGTGGAACAGCACCTCGCCGCCCTCGGCGTAGGCGTGGCCGCGCGCCACCAGCCGGCCGATGATGTCGATCATCTCCGCGATGTGCGTGGTGGCCCTGGGCTCGACGTCGGGCGGCAGCGCGTTGAGCGCGCGGCAGACATCGGCGAAGGCGGCCGACGTGCGCGACGTCAGCGCGTCGATCGGCTCACCCGACTCGCGGGCGCGCTCGATGATCTTGTCGTCGATGTCGGTGATGTTGCGGACGTAGGTGACGCGCGGGTAGCGGCGCTTGAGCAGCCGATAGAGGACGTCGAACACGACGACCGGCCGGCCGTTGCCGATATGGACGTCGTCGTAGACGGTCGGTCCGCAGACGTACATGCGCACATTCGCGGGATCGAGCGGGACGAACGCCTCCTTGGCGCGCGTCAGCGTGTTGTGGATATGGAGAGGCACGGGAAGGCTCCGGATGCGCGGACGACAGGCGTGGACGCGCGGCGCCGGGCCGCGCGCGTTCATCGACCCCTAGGCGGGGCCCGCCTCCTTACATCGCCGTCCGAGCGTCATGCCCGCTCCCCCTTCAACCGCGCCAGCACTTTACCACGGCCGATCAGCGAAATCATCCCGGCCATCTCCGGGCCGCGCTCGCGCGCCGTCAACGCCAGACGCAGGGGATGGAACAGCGCCCTGCCCTTCGCGCCGGTGGCGCCCGACACGGCCGACGTCCACGCCTTCCACGTCGCGCCATCCCACGGCTCCGGCGGCAACGCGTCGGCGGCGGCCGCCAGGATCTCGGGGGCTTCGAGCGTCGGGGTCAGCGGCCCGCGCACCACGGCCGCCCATTCGGCGGCGTCCTCGACGCGCTGCAGGTTGCCACGCACCGCCAGCCAGAACGCCTCGCCGAGATCGGCGTCGACGGCGGCCAGGCGCGGACGGACCGTCGCATAGGACAGCCCGTGCGTGGTGCGGGCCGACAGCGCGCGCAGATCGTCCTCCGAGAAGCGCGCCGCGGCCCGGCCGATTTTGGCGAAGTCCATCGACGCGACCAGCACGTCCATGCCGGCGACCGCCTCGACCGGATCGCTGGTGCCCAGCCGGGCCAGCAGCGCGCAGACCGCGAGCGGCTCGATCCCCTCGCCGCGCAGATCCTCCAGCGAGCGCGAGCCCGCGCGCTTGGACAGGCCGGCGCCGTCGGCGCCCGTGAGCAGCGGCAGATGCGCGAATTCCGGCGGCGTGGCGCCCAGCGCGGCGAAGAGCTGGATCTGGGTGGCGGTGTTGGTGACGTGGTCCTCGCCCCGGATGACGTGGGTGATGGCGAGATCGATGTCGTCGACCACCGAAGGCAGCGTGTAGAGGTAGGTGCCGTCGGCGCGGATCAGCACGGGATCGCTCTGGGTCGACCCCTCGACATGCTGGACGCCACGCACGAGGTCGGTCCACGCCACGTCGCCGGCGTCGAGCCGGAAACGCCAGTGCGGGCGGCGGCCCTCGGCCTCGAGCCTCGCGCGGTCTTCGGCGGACAGCTTGAGGGCGGCGCGGTCGTAGAGCGGCGGCCGGCCCTCCGCGAACGCCTTTTTGCGCCGATGCTCCAGCTCGGTCGGCGTCTCGTAGCAGGGATAGAGGCGGCCGGCGGCGACGAGCCGGTCCCGCGCCGCGTCGTGGCGCGCCGCCCGCGCCGTCTGGCTCTCCAGCCGGTCCCAGTCGAGCCCGAGCCAGCGCAGGTCGTCCTCGATGCCGCGCGCGAACTCGGCGGTCGACCGCTCGCGGTCGGTGTCGTCCATCCGCAGGATGAACGATCCGCCGTGGCGCCGCGCGAACAACCAGTTGAACAGCGCCGCGCGCGCGTTGCCGACGTGCAGCCGGCCGGTCGGGCTGGGCGCGAATCGGACGACGGGGGTGGCGGCGGACGTTGCGGGGGGCATGGCGCGACCTTGTGGCGGCGGGGCCGGGAGCGGTCAAGCGGCGCGCGATTTCCAACCGGCGGCCGACGCGCTAGTGTCGGCGGAACAAGGGACCGACCGGGGTGGCGACGATGCGGGTCGAGGACATCGCGTACAACGATGGCGGCACGCGGCTGGTCGGCCAGCTCGCGGTCGACGAGACGCGGCCGGGACGGCGGCCGGGCGTGCTGGTGTGCCACGAGGGGCCGGGCCTGACCGACCACACCAAGATCATCGCCCGGCGGCTGGCGAAGCTGGGCTACGTCGCCTACGCGATGGACTACCACGGCGACGGCAGGCCGCTAGCCAATCCGGCCGACACCATGGCGCGGCTCAACCCGTGGCGGGCCGATCCGACCAGCATCCGCGTGCGCGCCGGCATCGCGCTCAAGCTGCTGGCGGCGCGGCCCGAGGTGGACGCCGGGCGCATGGCGGCGATCGGCTACTGCTTCGGCGGCACGACGGCGCTGGAGCTGGCGCGCGCCGGCGAGGATCTGCGCTGCGTCGTCGGCTTCCACTCGGGACTAGCGACGGCGCGGCCGCAGGACGCCGTCAACATCAAGGCCAAGGTGCTGGTCAACATCGGCGCCGAGGATCCGATCATCCCGCCGGAGCAGCGGCTGGACTTCGAGAAGGAGATGCGCGCCGCCAACGTCGACTGGCGCATGATCCTGTACGGCGGCGCCGGCCACAGCTTCACCAACCCGGCGGCCGACGCGCGCAACATGCCGGGCTTCAAGTACCACGAGCCGACCGACCGGCGGTCGTGGCGCGCGATGCTCGACCTGTTCGACGAGACCCTGGGGCCGGTCTAGGCCCGTCCACGCGAAAACACGGGGAGATGACGCACATGAAACGCCGCACGCTCGTCGCCACCGGCCTCGGCGCCCTCGCCGCGCCCGGCATCGTCCACGCCCAGGCGAAGTACCCGGCCGACCGGCCGATCAAGCTGGTCATCCCGTTCGCCGCCGGCGGTCCGACCGACATCATCGGCCGCAAGGTGGCGGAGAAGATGACCGGCCTGCTCGGCCAGACCATGATCGTCGAGAACAAGGCCGGCGCCGCCGGCGCGATCGGCGCGCTCGAGGTCAAGAACGCCAAGCCGGACGGCTACACGCTGCTGTTCGCCACCTCGTCGACCCACGCCATCAACCCGACGGCGTTCGTCAAGCCGCAGTACGACGCGGTCAAGGACTTCACGCCGATGTCCTCGATCTGCGTCAATCCGCTGATCCTGGTCACCCACCCGTCGATGCCGGACTCGGTCAAGGGCCTGGTCGAGCTGATGAAGAAGAACCCCGGCAAGTACTCCTACGCCTCGTCGGGCACCGGCAGCATCCTCCACCTCGCGGCCGAGTACTTCAAACGCGAGGTCGGCAACATCGACGTGCTGCACGTGCCCTACCGCGGCTCGGGCCCGGCGATGCAGGATCTGCTGCCGGGCACGGTGGTCTGGATGTTCGAGACCTTCAGCACGTCGCTCCAGCACCACCGCGCCGGCAAGCTGCGCATCCTCGCCTACGCGCATTCCAAGCGCGCGCCGATCGCGCCCGAGATCCCGACGATGATCGAGGCCGGCGTGCCGGGCTACGAGGCCTACACCTTCAACCTGATCCTCGGACCGGCCGGCACGCCCAAGGACGTGGTCGACACCATCGACCAGGCGTCGCGCAAGCTGATGGCCGACCCCGACATGATCAAGTTCCTCGAGGGCATCGCGGCGGTGCCGACGGTCGACACAACGCCCGCGCGCACCGCGAAGTTCATCACCGACGAGATCGCCAAGTGGGCGCCCGTCATCAGGTCGAGCGGCGTCAAGATCGAGTGACCCGGCGCCGCCGCAACGCAGAGAGAAGGAACATCAGCGTATGAGACGTCGTGAAGTGCTGGGCGCCATCGGCGGCGCCGTCCTGGCCGCGCCCGCCCTCGCCCAGGGCAAGTACCCCGACAAGCCGATCCGGCTCGTCATCCCGTTCCCGCCCGCCGGCCCCACCGACATCATCGGCCGTCTGGTCGCGGAGCGGCTGACGGTCGCGCTGGGCCAGCAGGTGGTGGTCGACAACAAGGCCGGCGCCGCCGGCGCCATCGGCTCGGTCGAGGTCAAGAACGCCCGGCCCGACGGCTACACGTTCCTGTTCGCGACGTCGTCGACGCACGCCACCAACCCGACCGTGCTGGTCAAGCCGCCCTACGACGCGGTGAAGGATTTCACGCCGGTCTCCTCGATCTGCGTCAATCCGCTGGTGCTGGTGGCGCATCCCTCGATGCCCGACACGCTCAAGGGCCTGGTCGAGCTGATGAAGAAGAACCCCGGCAAGTACTCCTACGGCTCGTCGGGCGCCGGCGGCATCACGCACTTCGCCGGCGAGCTGCTGAAGATCATGGCCGGTGGCATGGACGTGGTGCACGTCCCCTACCGCGGCTCGAACCCGGCGCTGCAGGACACCATCGCCGGCAACGTGGTGTGGATGTTCGAGACGATGAGCACGTCGCTGCAGCTCCACCGCACCGGCAAGATCCGCATCCTCGGCTTCGCGCACACCAAGCGCGCCGCCATCGCCCCCGACATCCCGACCATCATCGAGGGCGGCATCGCCGGCTACGAGGCCTACACCTTCAATCTGATCCTGGCGCCGGCCGGCGCGCCGCAGAACGTGGTCGACACCGTCCACGCCGCCTCGCGCAAGGCCATGCAGGATCCGACGCTGATCAAGGCGCTGGAGGACATCGCGGCCGTGCCGATCCTCGATTCGACGCCGGAGACGACCGCGAAGTTCATCACCGGCGAGATCGCCAAGTGGGCGCCGGTCATCAAGTCGACCGGCTTCAAGGTCGAGTAGCGGCGGCCGGGCGGCGCGCGGCCCTCAGGCCACCGCCGCCCGGATCATCTCGATCGGCAGCACGGCGTCGAAACGGCCGGCGCCGACGGCCTGTTGGTTTCCGCGGTCGAGGCGTTCGTTCCTGAACGCCTCCTGCTCGATCCAGTCGCGGTGGTACAGCCCCGCCTCCGGCACCCCGTTGGCCAGCAGCCGGGTCCGCAGGTAGCCCATGTCGTCGCGCAGGCGCCCGTCGCCGCCCCGCTTCCACGCCTGCACGCAGTGGACGCATTCGTGCGCCAGCGTGCGCGCGACGCTCTGACGCGCCTCGTCGAGCGTGGCCTTGCGCGGACCGGCGCGCCCGGAATCCAGCGAGATCGAGCCGGCGGCGGCGACCCGGACGCAGGCGTCGACGTCGACCATCACCCGCGCGAAGAGGTGCCGGGTGAGGTCGCGCACGGTCGCGACCTGGAGGCGGCCGTGGACGCCGTCGCCGCTGACGCCCTCCCACAGCGGCGAGGTCTTGCCCCGGTCGTAGACGATCTCGACCCGGCGCGAATAGCCCGGCTGGACCGTCGCGGCCATCGGCACGAGGGCGCAAAGCTGGGCTTCAGCGATCATCCTGACATCCGGCATTTCCCATCTCCCCGAGGTCGGCCCGCGCGTGCGGCGCCGCCTCGAGGAGATGAACACGAGCGAACGCTCATTATTCCCGATGATTCGACGGGCCGGCGGCGGCTTGGCAGTTTTTGTGGAAAAGTCGTAGAACCGGGCCCTTCGCGGGAGACCGGGCGACGTTCCGCGCCCGGACGGAAAGGAAAATCGACATGAACGCGATCCAGGCAGCGGCCCAGCGGGCCGCCACGGATCCCGCAACCGCCGGCGTCTCGGCGTCCGGCTGGTCGCCCGAATCCTGGCGCGCCCGGCCGGCGATCCAGATGCCGGTCTACGAGGACGCCACCGCGCTGGCCGCCGCCGAGGCCCGGCTGCGGCGCTATCCGCCGCTGGTGTTCGCCGGCGAGGCCCGGCGCCTGCAGACCGCGCTGGCGCGCGTCGCCGACGGCAAGGCGTTCCTGCTCCAGGGCGGCGACTGCGCCGAGAGCTTCCAGGACTTCACCGCCAACAACATCCGCGACATGTTCCGGGTGCTGCTGCAGATGGCCGTGGTGCTGACCTACGGCGCCGGCATGCCGGTGGTGAAGCTGGGCCGCATGGCCGGCCAGTTCGCCAAGCCGCGCTCCTCCTCGGTCGAGAAGATCGACGGCGTCGAGCTGCCGAGCTACCGCGGCGACAACGTCAACGGCTTCGAGTTCACGCCCGAGGCGAGGCGGCCCGATCCGGAGCGGATGGTGCAGGCCTACAACCAGTCGGCCGCCACCCTGAACCTGCTGCGCGCCTTCGCCCAGGGCGGCTACGCCGACCTGCACGAGGTGCACCGCTGGAACCTCGACTTCGTGCGCAACTCGCCGGCCGGCGAGCGCTACGAGGACCTGTCGCGCCGCCTCGACGAGACGCTGACCTTCATGGCCGCCTGCGGCCTGACCTCGGCGACCACGCCGCAGATCTCGGAGACCGACTTCTTCACCAGCCACGAGGCGCTGCTGCTGCCCTACGAGCAGGCGCTGACGCGCGTCGATTCGACCACCGGCGACTGGTACGACTGCTCCGCCCACATGCTGTGGATCGGCGAGCGCACGCGCCAGCCCGACGGCGCCCACGTCGAGTTCCTGCGCGGCGTGCGCAACCCGCTCGGCTTCAAGGCCGGCCCGGGCATGTCGGCCGACGACGTGCTGCGCCTGATCGACGCGATCAACCCCGGCAACGAGGCGGGCCGCGTCACGGTCATCACGCGCATGGGCGCCGACAAGCTGGCGGCCAACCTGCCGGGGCTGCTGCGCGCCGTCCGCAGGGAGGGCCGCAGCGTCGTATGGTCGTGCGACCCGATGCACGGCAACACCGTGACGGCGTCGAACGGCAAGAAGACCCGCCACTTCGACGCCATCCTGCGCGAGGTCCGGGCGTTCTTCGAGGCGCACCGCGCCGAGGGCACGCATCCCGGCGGCGTGCATTTCGAGATGACCGGGCAGGAGGTCACGGAGTGCCTCGGCGGCGCCGTCGACATCACGGTCGACGGGCTCAGCGCCCGCTACGAGACGCAGTGCGACCCCCGCCTCAACGCCAGCCAGGCGCTGGAGCTGGCCTTCATGCTGGCCGAGCAGCTCAAGGCGGACCGGATCGGGCGCGCGGCCTGACGCCGGCGGCGGCCGGCGCGGCCGCGACGCGATGGGAGGAACGACACGATGCATCCGGCCGATCCGGACGTCTCGCGCTACACCGATCACTACTTCAACCGCACCAAGGGCGTGATCGGCAAGTTCGGCGACTCCCGCGTCACCTACGCGATCTTCATGCGCCGCCCGGTGGTCTGCGCGCCCAGGCTGGCGCTGGACTGGCTGACCGAGCTCACGACCGCCCGCGGCGCCAGGGTCGACATCGACCTGCGCTACCCCGAGGGCAAATGGGCCGGCGCCGGCGAGCCGATGATGTACGTCACCGGCTCGTTCTTCCACCTGGTCGACCTCGAGACCATCTTCCTGCAGAAGCTCGGGCCGGCCTGCGTGGCGGCGTACAACGCCTACACGATGTGCGCGGGCATGCCCAAGACGGCGTTCCTGGCGATGGACGCGCGCCACTGCGCCGGCACCGAGATGGCCGAGATGATGGCCTACGCCGCCTCGGTCGGCTCCGGCCGCGCCCGGCGCAAGGACGGCGCCGTCGGCTTCATCGGCAACGCCACCCACGCCACGGCGCATTTCTTCGGCCGCGACAAGGGGCTGGGGACGATGCCGCACGCGCTGATCGGCTACGCCGGCTCGACGCTGCGCGCCGCCGAGATGTACCACGAGACCTTCCCCGACGAGCCGATGACGGTGCTGGTCGACTACTTCGCGCAGGAGATCAGCGACTCGCTGGCGGTGTGCCGGCGCTTCCCCGGCCTGGCGGAGCGCGGCGAGCTGTCGGTGCGGCTCGACACCACCGGCGGCCGCTACGCCGAGGGCCTCGACCCGCAGCGCTCCTACGCGGTGATGGAGAAGCACGCGCCGGAATCGATCCGCGGCTACCGCTCCGAGGAGGAGCTGCGCCACCTGATCGGCACCGGCGTGTCGGCGGCGGCGATCTTCCACCTGCGCGACAGCCTCGACGCGGCCGGCTTCAAGGCGGTGAAGATCGTGGCGTCGTCGGGCTTCGGGCCGGCGAAATGCCGCGTGATGGCCGAGGCGGGAACGCCGATCGATATCGTCGGCTCGGGCTCGTTCCTGCCGTCGAGCTGGACCGAGACCTACGCCACGGCCGACATCGTCGAGTACGACGGCGTGCCGCGCGTGAAGATCGGCCGCGAGTTCCTCCACCGCGGCCGCACCGGCGCGGCGCCGTCGGCGGCGGCGGAGTAGCGGCCGCCGGCCGGCGGGCGGACTTGCCGGGCGGGCGCGGAGGCGCCTAGTGTTCCCCCTTCCATGTTGGGGGACGACACATGCGCATGAGATCCATCCTCGGCGGTCTGGCGGCGGCCGCCGCGCTCGGCCTGGCGGCGCCCGCCTCGGCGCAGAAATCGGCCGACACGCTGCGGATCCTGTTCCGTGACGCGGTGCCGAACATCGACCCCTACTTCAACGCCCAGCGCACCGGGCTGATCCTCGGCCACCAGGCGTGGGACATGCTGGTGCACCGCGATCCCGACAGCTTCGAGATCAAGCCGGCGCTGGCGACCGAGTGGAAGCTGGTCGACGACAAGACCCTGGAGTTCACGCTGCGCGCCGGCGTGAAGTTCCACGACGGCAGCGTCATGAGCGCCGACGACGTGGTCTACACCATCAACATGGTCGCCGACCCGGCCAGCAAGGTGGCGACGCCCAGCAACTACGCCTGGATCGAGAAGGCCGAGAAGATCGGCGACCTCAAGGTCCGGATCGTCATGAAGAAGCCGACGCCGGCGGCGCTGGAGTATTTCGCGCTGGTGGTGCCGATCCATCCCAAGGCGTACCGCGAGAAGGTCGGCGCGGAGGGCTTCGCCAAGGCGCCGGTCGGCGCCGGGCCGTACAGGATCGTCAAGATCGACCACGCCAAGGAGGTCCATTTCGAGCGCTTCGCCGACTACTGGAAGGGCAGCCCCAAGGGGACGCCGCGGATCGGCAAGCTGCATGTGCGCTTCGTCGGCGACACGGCCACGCAGATGACCGAGCTGCTGGGCGGGCGCGCCGACTGGATCTGGAACATCAACCCCGACCAGTTCGAGTCCGTGAACCGCATGCCGACGTTGACGGCGATCCGCAAGGAGTCGATGCGCGTCGGCTACCTGTCGATCGACGCCGCCGGCCGCAGCGCCCCCGGCAATCCGCTGACCAACGTCAAGGTGCGGCAGGCGATCTGGCACGCCATCGACCGGCAGTCGATGGCGGACAAGCTGATCACCGGCGGCAGCCGCGTGCCGCCGGCGCCGTGCTTCCCGAGCCAGTTCGGCTGCGACGCCGACGCCGCCGTGAAGTACGCGTTCGACCCCGCCAAGGCGAAGGCGCTGCTGGCCGAGGCCGGCTTCCCCAACGGCTTCGAGATCGAGTTCGTGACCTACGTGCAGCCGACCCAGTGGAGCGCGGCGATCCAGAACTACCTCGCCGCCGTCGGCATCAAGGCCAAGATCACCCAGCTCCAGGTCTCGGCCGCGATCCAGAAGGCGTGGCGCGGCGAGAACCCGCTCTACCACGGCAGCTGGGGCAGCTACTCGATCAACGACGTGTCGGCCATCATGCCGGTGATGTTCGGCGGCGGGAACGACGACTACTCGCGCGATCCGGAGATGCACAAGCTGCTGGAGGCCGGCGGCTCGACCAGCGACCCGGCCAAGCGCAAGACGGCCTATTCCGCGGCCATCAAGCGCGCCACCGAACAGGCCTACTGGCTGCCGCTGTTCACCTACGTCAACACCTACGCGCACTCCAAGACGCTGGACTTCAAGCCCTACGCCGACGAGCTGCCGCGGTTCTACCTGTACGGCTGGAAGTAGCGGCCGCTCCCCGGCGACGCGCCCGTCCTACGGGCGCGTCGCCAGGATCCGGCCGATCACGGCGGCGGTGAGCGGGCCGCGCTTCACGGCGGCGACGGCGGCCTCGAGATGGGCCAGCGTCGAATAGCCGATCAGCATCGTGCTGACGGCCTCATGGGCGATCA
The genomic region above belongs to Rhodospirillales bacterium and contains:
- a CDS encoding cysteine--tRNA ligase, whose protein sequence is MPLHIHNTLTRAKEAFVPLDPANVRMYVCGPTVYDDVHIGNGRPVVVFDVLYRLLKRRYPRVTYVRNITDIDDKIIERARESGEPIDALTSRTSAAFADVCRALNALPPDVEPRATTHIAEMIDIIGRLVARGHAYAEGGEVLFHVPSMAGYGRLSRHSRDELVAGARVDVARHKRDPADFTLWKPSTPEQPGWDSPWGRGRPGWHIECSAMSLRHLGETFDIHGGGLDLIFPHHENEIAQSRCAHGTSLMAKYWMHNGFIVAGGEKMSKSLGNFFTIRELLEEFPGEAVRLLLLTAQYRQPLDFTKDGLRVAKATLDRFYQALRGAAGVDAAPVEAPAEIDAALEDDLNTPLALSHLHERLGALNRATTDAERAAAKSALLAGAATLGLLWQDPEAWFRWTPAAAASGPSDAEIEAAIAARQAARKARDFAGADRIRGDLAARGVVLEDGPKGTTWKRG
- a CDS encoding glutamate--tRNA ligase; amino-acid sequence: MPPATSAATPVVRFAPSPTGRLHVGNARAALFNWLFARRHGGSFILRMDDTDRERSTAEFARGIEDDLRWLGLDWDRLESQTARAARHDAARDRLVAAGRLYPCYETPTELEHRRKKAFAEGRPPLYDRAALKLSAEDRARLEAEGRRPHWRFRLDAGDVAWTDLVRGVQHVEGSTQSDPVLIRADGTYLYTLPSVVDDIDLAITHVIRGEDHVTNTATQIQLFAALGATPPEFAHLPLLTGADGAGLSKRAGSRSLEDLRGEGIEPLAVCALLARLGTSDPVEAVAGMDVLVASMDFAKIGRAAARFSEDDLRALSARTTHGLSYATVRPRLAAVDADLGEAFWLAVRGNLQRVEDAAEWAAVVRGPLTPTLEAPEILAAAADALPPEPWDGATWKAWTSAVSGATGAKGRALFHPLRLALTARERGPEMAGMISLIGRGKVLARLKGERA
- a CDS encoding dienelactone hydrolase family protein, translating into MRVEDIAYNDGGTRLVGQLAVDETRPGRRPGVLVCHEGPGLTDHTKIIARRLAKLGYVAYAMDYHGDGRPLANPADTMARLNPWRADPTSIRVRAGIALKLLAARPEVDAGRMAAIGYCFGGTTALELARAGEDLRCVVGFHSGLATARPQDAVNIKAKVLVNIGAEDPIIPPEQRLDFEKEMRAANVDWRMILYGGAGHSFTNPAADARNMPGFKYHEPTDRRSWRAMLDLFDETLGPV
- a CDS encoding tripartite tricarboxylate transporter substrate binding protein, with the translated sequence MKRRTLVATGLGALAAPGIVHAQAKYPADRPIKLVIPFAAGGPTDIIGRKVAEKMTGLLGQTMIVENKAGAAGAIGALEVKNAKPDGYTLLFATSSTHAINPTAFVKPQYDAVKDFTPMSSICVNPLILVTHPSMPDSVKGLVELMKKNPGKYSYASSGTGSILHLAAEYFKREVGNIDVLHVPYRGSGPAMQDLLPGTVVWMFETFSTSLQHHRAGKLRILAYAHSKRAPIAPEIPTMIEAGVPGYEAYTFNLILGPAGTPKDVVDTIDQASRKLMADPDMIKFLEGIAAVPTVDTTPARTAKFITDEIAKWAPVIRSSGVKIE
- a CDS encoding tripartite tricarboxylate transporter substrate binding protein, producing MRRREVLGAIGGAVLAAPALAQGKYPDKPIRLVIPFPPAGPTDIIGRLVAERLTVALGQQVVVDNKAGAAGAIGSVEVKNARPDGYTFLFATSSTHATNPTVLVKPPYDAVKDFTPVSSICVNPLVLVAHPSMPDTLKGLVELMKKNPGKYSYGSSGAGGITHFAGELLKIMAGGMDVVHVPYRGSNPALQDTIAGNVVWMFETMSTSLQLHRTGKIRILGFAHTKRAAIAPDIPTIIEGGIAGYEAYTFNLILAPAGAPQNVVDTVHAASRKAMQDPTLIKALEDIAAVPILDSTPETTAKFITGEIAKWAPVIKSTGFKVE
- a CDS encoding 3-deoxy-7-phosphoheptulonate synthase class II, translated to MNAIQAAAQRAATDPATAGVSASGWSPESWRARPAIQMPVYEDATALAAAEARLRRYPPLVFAGEARRLQTALARVADGKAFLLQGGDCAESFQDFTANNIRDMFRVLLQMAVVLTYGAGMPVVKLGRMAGQFAKPRSSSVEKIDGVELPSYRGDNVNGFEFTPEARRPDPERMVQAYNQSAATLNLLRAFAQGGYADLHEVHRWNLDFVRNSPAGERYEDLSRRLDETLTFMAACGLTSATTPQISETDFFTSHEALLLPYEQALTRVDSTTGDWYDCSAHMLWIGERTRQPDGAHVEFLRGVRNPLGFKAGPGMSADDVLRLIDAINPGNEAGRVTVITRMGADKLAANLPGLLRAVRREGRSVVWSCDPMHGNTVTASNGKKTRHFDAILREVRAFFEAHRAEGTHPGGVHFEMTGQEVTECLGGAVDITVDGLSARYETQCDPRLNASQALELAFMLAEQLKADRIGRAA
- a CDS encoding nicotinate phosphoribosyltransferase, with translation MHPADPDVSRYTDHYFNRTKGVIGKFGDSRVTYAIFMRRPVVCAPRLALDWLTELTTARGARVDIDLRYPEGKWAGAGEPMMYVTGSFFHLVDLETIFLQKLGPACVAAYNAYTMCAGMPKTAFLAMDARHCAGTEMAEMMAYAASVGSGRARRKDGAVGFIGNATHATAHFFGRDKGLGTMPHALIGYAGSTLRAAEMYHETFPDEPMTVLVDYFAQEISDSLAVCRRFPGLAERGELSVRLDTTGGRYAEGLDPQRSYAVMEKHAPESIRGYRSEEELRHLIGTGVSAAAIFHLRDSLDAAGFKAVKIVASSGFGPAKCRVMAEAGTPIDIVGSGSFLPSSWTETYATADIVEYDGVPRVKIGREFLHRGRTGAAPSAAAE
- a CDS encoding ABC transporter substrate-binding protein, with product MRMRSILGGLAAAAALGLAAPASAQKSADTLRILFRDAVPNIDPYFNAQRTGLILGHQAWDMLVHRDPDSFEIKPALATEWKLVDDKTLEFTLRAGVKFHDGSVMSADDVVYTINMVADPASKVATPSNYAWIEKAEKIGDLKVRIVMKKPTPAALEYFALVVPIHPKAYREKVGAEGFAKAPVGAGPYRIVKIDHAKEVHFERFADYWKGSPKGTPRIGKLHVRFVGDTATQMTELLGGRADWIWNINPDQFESVNRMPTLTAIRKESMRVGYLSIDAAGRSAPGNPLTNVKVRQAIWHAIDRQSMADKLITGGSRVPPAPCFPSQFGCDADAAVKYAFDPAKAKALLAEAGFPNGFEIEFVTYVQPTQWSAAIQNYLAAVGIKAKITQLQVSAAIQKAWRGENPLYHGSWGSYSINDVSAIMPVMFGGGNDDYSRDPEMHKLLEAGGSTSDPAKRKTAYSAAIKRATEQAYWLPLFTYVNTYAHSKTLDFKPYADELPRFYLYGWK